From the Sphingomonas phyllosphaerae 5.2 genome, one window contains:
- a CDS encoding YnbE family lipoprotein, with product MRLTTLAPMAMLMLAGSVGGCVNISAPDKPIQINLNINVTQEVVYRLDNDAKSLIQQNPGIF from the coding sequence ATGCGCCTCACGACCTTGGCCCCGATGGCGATGTTGATGCTGGCCGGCAGCGTGGGGGGATGCGTGAACATCTCCGCCCCCGACAAGCCGATCCAGATCAACCTCAACATCAACGTAACGCAGGAAGTGGTTTATCGCCTCGACAATGATGCGAAGTCGCTGATCCAGCAGAACCCGGGGATTTTCTAA
- a CDS encoding YdbL family protein — protein sequence MRTKSLVLIAALAAAAMPGAALAQRDPAYAAARAGGEVGEQPDGYLGVVGAGSASLRALVSNINIQRKAAYTQKAQASGATVEQLAFTSGCNLIAQTRPGEKYRTPDGGWETRGAGAPTRDPRCV from the coding sequence ATGCGTACGAAGAGCCTTGTCCTGATCGCCGCGCTGGCCGCGGCGGCGATGCCCGGCGCTGCACTGGCGCAACGCGACCCCGCCTATGCCGCGGCGCGCGCCGGCGGCGAGGTCGGCGAACAGCCCGACGGCTATCTGGGTGTGGTCGGCGCCGGATCGGCGTCGCTGCGCGCACTGGTCAGCAACATCAACATCCAGCGCAAGGCGGCGTATACGCAGAAGGCGCAGGCCTCGGGCGCGACCGTGGAGCAGCTCGCCTTCACCAGCGGGTGCAACCTGATCGCGCAGACCAGGCCCGGCGAGAAGTACCGCACGCCCGACGGCGGCTGGGAAACGCGCGGCGCGGGTGCGCCGACCCGCGACCCGCGCTGCGTTTAG
- a CDS encoding AtpZ/AtpI family protein, which translates to MAENGSGRDFHDAEDPRLTQLDKRLEQARRDEAVRQGTVHDDADAGYSLGNRVLAALIGSLVGSALIGWLFDRWLGTAPWGLIVMLFLGIGVAFRQIIRLTSRRPGDPGA; encoded by the coding sequence GTGGCGGAGAACGGTTCCGGACGGGATTTCCACGACGCGGAGGACCCGCGCCTGACCCAGCTCGATAAACGACTGGAACAGGCGCGCCGGGACGAAGCGGTTCGGCAGGGGACGGTACACGACGACGCGGATGCAGGGTATTCGCTCGGTAATCGTGTCCTCGCTGCCCTGATCGGAAGTCTCGTCGGATCGGCGCTGATCGGCTGGCTTTTCGACCGCTGGCTCGGCACCGCCCCCTGGGGGCTGATCGTCATGCTGTTCCTCGGGATCGGCGTGGCGTTCAGGCAGATCATTCGGTTGACGAGCAGGCGCCCGGGCGATCCGGGCGCTTGA
- a CDS encoding F0F1 ATP synthase subunit A yields MAAEGGKIDPMHQFLIEPVLGRPWIVGGYDLSFTNSALWMVITLVVLWLFMLGGMKRELVPGRWQAAVEGFTGFVQNMLVSNVGPEGKRFVPYVFSLFMFILFANILGLMPVGIVPGWHPFTITSHLTVTGVLAIISFSIVLIVGFGKHGFHFFSLFVPHGTPLPMIPLIFVVELLSFLVRPFSLGLRLFVAMTAGHILLKVLAAFVINGINLGPGYMAIVSLPSFLLMIGITLLELLVAAIQAYVFALLTSVYLNDAVNLH; encoded by the coding sequence GTGGCGGCAGAAGGCGGCAAGATCGATCCGATGCACCAGTTCCTGATCGAGCCCGTGCTCGGTCGGCCCTGGATCGTGGGCGGCTATGATCTTTCCTTCACCAATTCGGCGTTGTGGATGGTCATCACGCTGGTCGTGCTGTGGCTGTTCATGCTCGGCGGCATGAAGCGGGAGCTGGTGCCCGGGCGCTGGCAGGCGGCGGTGGAGGGGTTCACCGGCTTCGTCCAGAACATGCTGGTCTCGAACGTCGGGCCGGAGGGAAAGCGCTTCGTCCCCTACGTCTTCTCGCTGTTCATGTTCATCCTGTTCGCCAACATCCTGGGTCTGATGCCGGTCGGCATCGTGCCGGGCTGGCACCCGTTCACGATCACCAGCCACCTGACCGTCACCGGCGTGCTGGCGATCATCAGCTTCTCGATCGTACTGATCGTGGGCTTCGGCAAGCACGGCTTCCACTTCTTCAGCCTGTTCGTGCCGCACGGCACGCCGCTGCCGATGATTCCGCTGATCTTCGTCGTCGAGTTGCTGAGCTTCCTCGTCCGCCCGTTCTCGCTGGGTCTGCGACTGTTCGTCGCGATGACCGCGGGGCACATCCTGCTGAAGGTGTTGGCGGCGTTCGTGATCAACGGCATCAATCTCGGGCCGGGCTATATGGCGATCGTCTCGCTGCCCAGCTTCCTGCTGATGATCGGCATCACGCTGCTGGAGCTGCTGGTGGCGGCGATCCAGGCCTATGTTTTCGCATTGCTGACCAGCGTCTATCTGAACGACGCGGTCAACCTGCACTGA
- a CDS encoding F0F1 ATP synthase subunit C: protein MDANAAKLLGAGLAAIGMGIAALGVGNVFAAFLEGALRNPGAADGQQGRLFIGFAGAELLGLLAFVTMIILVFVAQ from the coding sequence ATGGACGCAAACGCCGCCAAGCTGCTCGGCGCCGGGCTCGCTGCGATCGGCATGGGCATTGCCGCGCTGGGCGTGGGCAACGTCTTCGCCGCCTTCCTCGAAGGCGCGCTGCGCAACCCGGGTGCCGCCGACGGCCAGCAGGGCCGCCTGTTCATCGGCTTCGCCGGTGCGGAGCTTCTGGGCCTGCTCGCCTTCGTGACGATGATCATCCTGGTGTTCGTCGCACAGTAA
- a CDS encoding ATPase — protein sequence MPQISQIAATYASQLFWLLITFGILYFGIGKMMVPRVQGVMELRESQIAQDLAIAEAARVEADRTEAAWNADMDAARAAAQAEVATAKASATAAAEAQLRTADADLAERIAHHDMAIGNAKAAAMVNVQTIAAEAAQELVQRLSGVVIPSDAANEAVRRQLNHG from the coding sequence ATGCCGCAAATCAGTCAGATCGCCGCCACCTATGCCTCGCAGCTCTTCTGGCTGCTCATCACCTTCGGCATCCTGTACTTCGGGATCGGCAAGATGATGGTGCCCAGAGTGCAGGGCGTGATGGAGCTGCGCGAATCGCAGATCGCGCAGGATCTCGCCATCGCTGAAGCGGCGCGGGTCGAGGCCGATCGGACCGAGGCGGCGTGGAACGCCGACATGGACGCGGCGCGCGCCGCCGCGCAGGCCGAAGTCGCCACGGCGAAGGCCAGTGCCACGGCCGCCGCGGAGGCGCAGCTGCGTACGGCGGACGCCGATCTGGCGGAACGCATCGCGCATCATGACATGGCCATCGGCAACGCCAAGGCGGCGGCGATGGTCAACGTACAGACGATCGCGGCGGAAGCGGCGCAGGAGCTCGTGCAGCGCCTGTCCGGGGTCGTAATCCCATCCGATGCCGCCAACGAAGCGGTGCGCAGGCAGCTGAACCATGGCTAA
- a CDS encoding ATP synthase subunit B: MANPPTIAQDIEAQPLEGQDMANGSGIHHGTSAGDGESHVAPTALGFNDTGWVGIAALVVLIGMVVWKVPAAIGAMLDKRIGEIRHQLDEAGALRKEAEALRDEYAARARGAEADAAKMRENAHHEAAEIVAKAKHDTEVLMERRTRMAEDKIAAAERSAIAEVRARTAEAATAAAAALIAERHGADADRALIDRAITGVGRLN, from the coding sequence ATGGCTAATCCCCCGACCATCGCGCAGGACATCGAGGCGCAGCCGCTGGAAGGCCAGGACATGGCCAACGGCAGTGGCATCCACCACGGCACCAGTGCCGGTGACGGAGAGTCGCATGTCGCCCCGACGGCGCTCGGCTTCAACGATACCGGCTGGGTCGGCATCGCTGCGCTGGTCGTGTTGATCGGCATGGTGGTGTGGAAGGTGCCGGCGGCGATCGGCGCGATGCTCGACAAGCGCATTGGCGAGATCCGTCACCAGCTCGACGAGGCCGGGGCGCTCCGCAAGGAGGCCGAGGCGCTGCGTGACGAATATGCGGCACGCGCGCGCGGTGCGGAGGCAGACGCTGCCAAGATGCGGGAGAATGCGCATCACGAAGCGGCCGAGATCGTCGCCAAGGCCAAGCACGACACCGAAGTGCTGATGGAGCGCCGCACGCGCATGGCGGAGGACAAGATCGCCGCTGCGGAGCGTAGCGCGATCGCCGAGGTACGGGCGCGCACTGCCGAGGCAGCGACTGCGGCCGCCGCGGCGCTGATCGCGGAGCGCCACGGCGCCGACGCAGACCGCGCGCTGATCGATCGCGCCATCACGGGCGTCGGCCGCCTCAACTGA
- a CDS encoding DUF885 domain-containing protein — protein sequence MRATTHLPTLASLLLASVAIPVAAQAPGAATTSEAAPAPGEGAADARLRALFHDSDEGSLRRNPVQALFRGDMRYADQLGDFFSDAHIAAEREAARGDLAALATIDRAKLTPVDRIAYDVFRQQTELNLRGFAPDLVALSIVRPLDHFYGIHTFYPDLASGQGAAPFKSVADYENNLKRNAQYAVQIDAAIARFREGMKSGIVQPKLVVRNMIGQLDNLLAGGADQSPFYGPVKTFPAGIAEAEQVRLRVAYMRQISEVLNPVQQRLRDFLQNDYLPVARDSVGLSAMSGGAKLYDYLIESNTTLPLKAEAVHALGLSEVARITREMEAQKTKVGFKGTLAAFFAFLRTDKRFQPSSAAQLREGYEAIGRRVDGRVREQFSLVPRARLEIRPVPAFKEKTDAGGSYQSGTPDGSRPGVFYYNTYDLPTRYMWEMETLYLHEAVPGHHFQISLAQENEALPAFMRFGGNTAYVEGWALYSETLWPQLGMETDPYQRMGGLNDEMLRAMRLVVDTGIHAKGWSRDQSIEYMLANSPMSRTDATAEVERYIAIPGQALAYKIGQLTISRVKADAQKALGARFDPRKFHAQVLDTGALPMPVLEKKIADWVKAGGK from the coding sequence ATGCGCGCCACCACGCACCTGCCGACCCTCGCGTCCCTCCTGCTCGCCTCGGTTGCGATACCCGTCGCGGCGCAGGCGCCGGGCGCCGCTACCACCAGCGAAGCCGCCCCGGCCCCCGGCGAAGGCGCCGCCGATGCACGGCTGCGCGCGCTGTTCCATGACAGCGACGAGGGCAGCCTTCGCCGCAACCCGGTGCAGGCGCTGTTCCGCGGTGACATGCGCTATGCCGACCAGCTCGGCGATTTCTTTTCCGACGCGCATATCGCCGCCGAACGCGAGGCCGCGCGCGGCGATCTGGCGGCGCTCGCGACGATCGACCGCGCGAAGCTGACCCCGGTCGACCGGATCGCCTATGACGTTTTCCGGCAGCAGACCGAGTTGAACCTGCGCGGATTCGCGCCGGATCTGGTCGCGCTGTCGATCGTGCGGCCGCTCGATCATTTCTACGGCATCCACACCTTCTACCCCGATCTGGCGTCGGGGCAGGGGGCGGCGCCGTTCAAGTCGGTGGCGGATTACGAGAACAACCTGAAGCGCAACGCGCAATATGCAGTGCAGATCGATGCGGCGATCGCTCGCTTTCGGGAGGGCATGAAGAGCGGGATCGTCCAGCCGAAGCTGGTGGTGCGCAATATGATCGGTCAGCTCGACAATCTGCTGGCGGGCGGTGCGGACCAGTCGCCGTTCTATGGGCCGGTCAAGACGTTCCCGGCCGGTATCGCCGAGGCCGAGCAGGTGCGGCTGCGCGTCGCCTACATGCGGCAGATCTCCGAAGTGCTGAACCCGGTGCAGCAGCGGCTGCGCGACTTCCTCCAGAACGACTATCTGCCGGTGGCGCGTGACAGCGTCGGGCTGTCGGCGATGTCGGGCGGCGCGAAGCTCTACGATTACCTGATCGAGTCGAACACGACCCTGCCGCTGAAGGCCGAGGCGGTCCACGCCCTGGGTCTGTCCGAGGTGGCACGCATCACCCGCGAGATGGAAGCGCAGAAGACGAAGGTCGGCTTCAAGGGCACGCTGGCGGCGTTCTTCGCCTTCCTGCGCACCGACAAGCGTTTCCAGCCGTCGTCGGCCGCGCAGCTGCGCGAGGGTTACGAGGCGATCGGGCGGCGCGTCGACGGCCGGGTACGCGAGCAATTCTCGCTGGTCCCGCGGGCGCGACTTGAAATCCGGCCCGTGCCGGCGTTCAAGGAAAAAACCGACGCCGGTGGCTCCTACCAGTCGGGCACACCGGATGGGTCGCGGCCGGGCGTGTTCTATTACAATACCTACGATCTGCCCACGCGCTACATGTGGGAGATGGAGACGTTGTACCTGCACGAGGCGGTGCCGGGACATCACTTCCAGATCAGCCTGGCCCAGGAGAACGAGGCGCTGCCGGCATTCATGCGCTTCGGCGGGAACACCGCCTATGTCGAGGGCTGGGCGCTTTATTCCGAGACGCTCTGGCCCCAGCTGGGGATGGAAACCGATCCCTATCAGCGGATGGGCGGGCTGAACGACGAGATGCTGCGCGCCATGCGGCTCGTGGTGGACACGGGCATCCACGCCAAGGGCTGGAGCCGCGACCAGTCGATCGAGTACATGCTCGCGAACTCGCCGATGTCGCGCACCGACGCGACCGCCGAGGTCGAGCGCTATATCGCGATCCCCGGGCAGGCGCTGGCGTACAAGATCGGCCAGCTGACGATCTCGCGCGTGAAGGCCGACGCGCAGAAGGCGCTGGGCGCGCGGTTCGATCCGCGCAAGTTCCATGCGCAGGTGCTGGATACCGGCGCGCTGCCGATGCCGGTGCTGGAGAAGAAGATCGCCGATTGGGTGAAGGCTGGGGGTAAGTAA
- the uvrC gene encoding excinuclease ABC subunit UvrC, which produces MTGSYGPPDRFNEEQATFAIRGADAPDLEGGVAAIRNVLKTLPLKPGVYRMHDVKGDVLYVGKARALKNRVGNYVQVDRLSKRLQRMVAQTRSMTIVTTNNEAEALLLEAQLIKRYRPAYNVLLRDDKSFPFILLRADHAFPRIQKHRGARRAKGDYYGPFASAGSVNNTLNALQKLFLLRSCTDGFFKTRDRPCLLYQIKRCSAPCVGRIDTEGYAELVSDSKKFLAGKATDVQAKLGAQMEAAAANMDFELAAILRDRLKALTFIQGSQFINAEGVGDADIFALACHEGLIGIEAFFIRGGQNWGHRSFFPAHTADVPEDEVMTQFMMQFYEEVPPARTILIDRELPDAEVLVQALSEQAGRKVELTVPQRGVRRRLLDQATRNAQEALERRLAESTTQARLHRELAELFELGEPPDRIEVYDNSHIQGTNALGAMVVAGPEGFRKGQYRKFNIKHAATDDDYAMMREVLTRRFSRALEEDPDRDGATWPDLVLLDGGRGQLNAAKAVLEDLGIEDVCMVGVAKGPHHGREGREVFHLMDGRELTLPVNAPLLFYLQRLRDEVHRFAIGAHRAKRAKAIGASPLDEVPGIGPARKKALLMHFGTGRAVRNASLEDLRKAPGVSAAVAQQVYDFYHAK; this is translated from the coding sequence ATGACAGGCAGCTACGGTCCCCCCGACCGCTTCAACGAGGAACAGGCCACCTTCGCGATCCGCGGTGCCGACGCGCCCGATCTGGAGGGCGGCGTTGCGGCGATCCGTAACGTACTGAAGACGTTGCCGCTCAAGCCGGGCGTCTACCGGATGCACGATGTGAAGGGCGACGTGCTGTACGTCGGCAAGGCGCGCGCGCTGAAGAATCGCGTCGGCAATTACGTGCAGGTCGATCGGCTTTCGAAGCGGTTGCAGCGGATGGTGGCGCAGACGCGGTCGATGACGATCGTGACCACCAACAACGAGGCGGAGGCGCTGCTGCTGGAGGCGCAGCTGATCAAGCGCTACCGCCCGGCCTACAACGTGCTGCTGCGCGACGATAAGTCGTTTCCGTTCATCCTGTTGCGCGCCGATCATGCCTTCCCCCGCATTCAGAAGCATCGCGGTGCCCGGCGCGCCAAGGGCGATTACTACGGTCCGTTCGCCAGCGCGGGGAGCGTCAACAACACGCTGAACGCGCTTCAGAAACTCTTCCTGCTGCGCAGCTGCACCGACGGCTTCTTCAAGACGCGCGACCGGCCGTGCCTGCTGTACCAGATCAAGCGGTGCTCGGCGCCGTGCGTCGGCCGGATCGACACGGAGGGCTATGCCGAGCTGGTGTCGGATTCGAAGAAGTTCCTGGCCGGCAAGGCGACCGACGTTCAGGCCAAGCTTGGCGCGCAGATGGAGGCGGCCGCCGCCAACATGGATTTCGAGCTGGCCGCGATCCTGCGCGACCGGCTGAAGGCATTGACCTTCATCCAGGGATCGCAGTTCATCAACGCCGAGGGCGTCGGCGACGCGGACATCTTCGCTTTGGCGTGTCACGAGGGGCTGATCGGAATCGAGGCGTTCTTCATCCGTGGCGGGCAGAATTGGGGGCACCGCAGTTTCTTCCCTGCGCACACCGCCGACGTGCCGGAGGATGAGGTCATGACGCAGTTCATGATGCAATTCTACGAGGAGGTGCCGCCGGCGCGCACGATCCTGATCGACCGCGAGCTGCCCGATGCCGAGGTGCTGGTGCAGGCGCTGTCGGAACAGGCGGGACGCAAGGTGGAGTTGACGGTGCCGCAGCGCGGCGTGCGGCGGCGCTTGCTCGACCAGGCGACGCGCAATGCGCAGGAGGCGCTGGAGCGGCGTCTGGCGGAAAGCACGACGCAGGCGCGGCTGCACCGCGAACTGGCGGAGCTGTTCGAGCTCGGCGAGCCACCCGATCGGATCGAGGTCTACGATAACAGCCATATTCAGGGCACCAACGCGCTCGGAGCGATGGTCGTCGCGGGACCGGAGGGGTTCCGAAAGGGTCAATATCGCAAGTTCAACATCAAGCATGCGGCGACCGACGACGATTATGCGATGATGCGGGAGGTGCTTACCCGGCGCTTCTCGCGTGCGCTGGAGGAGGATCCGGATCGCGACGGCGCGACCTGGCCGGACCTCGTCTTGCTCGATGGCGGACGCGGGCAACTAAACGCCGCGAAGGCGGTGCTGGAGGATCTCGGGATCGAGGACGTGTGCATGGTCGGTGTCGCCAAGGGGCCGCACCACGGCCGCGAGGGTCGGGAGGTATTCCATCTGATGGACGGGCGCGAGCTGACGCTGCCGGTCAATGCGCCATTGCTGTTCTATCTTCAGCGGTTGCGGGACGAGGTGCACCGCTTCGCGATCGGCGCCCACCGCGCGAAACGCGCGAAGGCGATCGGCGCCAGCCCGCTGGACGAGGTGCCGGGGATCGGTCCGGCGCGCAAGAAGGCGCTGCTGATGCATTTCGGCACCGGCCGCGCGGTGCGCAACGCCAGTCTCGAAGACCTGCGCAAGGCACCGGGGGTAAGCGCGGCGGTGGCGCAGCAAGTGTATGATTTCTATCATGCCAAGTAA
- the recO gene encoding DNA repair protein RecO yields MHLIADAILLSVRAHGEHGAVARALTRVDGVQPGYVRGGHARRLRPVLQPGNAVRGEWRARTDEQLAALTVELVQSRAGLHGFALSAAALDWVTALTATTLPEAQPYPQLYDALGAVLDAVEAAPSARGWAAALARYELLVLAELGFGLDLSACIATGTTDDLAFVSPKSGAAVCRGAAAGYEARLFALPPFLRDGGAATGAEVIEALAITGHFLARDLLIDRRRDPLAARERLLERLHRAVA; encoded by the coding sequence GTGCACCTGATCGCAGACGCCATCCTGCTGTCGGTGCGTGCGCATGGAGAGCATGGGGCGGTGGCGCGGGCACTGACGCGCGTGGATGGGGTACAGCCCGGTTATGTGCGCGGCGGGCATGCGCGGCGGCTGCGGCCGGTGCTGCAGCCCGGCAATGCAGTGCGGGGCGAGTGGAGGGCGCGTACCGACGAGCAGCTGGCGGCGTTGACCGTCGAGCTAGTGCAAAGCCGTGCAGGCCTGCACGGCTTTGCGCTCTCCGCGGCCGCGCTCGACTGGGTGACGGCGCTCACCGCCACCACGTTGCCCGAGGCGCAACCGTATCCGCAACTCTACGATGCTTTGGGCGCGGTGCTCGACGCGGTCGAAGCCGCGCCGAGCGCACGCGGCTGGGCGGCGGCGCTGGCCCGGTATGAACTGCTGGTGCTGGCGGAACTGGGCTTCGGGCTGGACCTGTCGGCATGTATCGCCACGGGCACGACCGACGATCTGGCGTTCGTCAGCCCGAAGAGTGGCGCGGCGGTGTGCCGCGGTGCGGCGGCGGGGTATGAGGCACGGTTGTTCGCACTGCCGCCATTCCTGCGCGATGGCGGCGCCGCGACAGGGGCCGAGGTGATCGAGGCATTGGCGATCACCGGCCACTTCCTGGCACGTGACCTGCTGATCGATCGGCGGCGCGATCCGCTGGCCGCGCGCGAGCGGTTGCTGGAGCGATTGCACAGGGCGGTTGCGTGA
- the leuB gene encoding 3-isopropylmalate dehydrogenase — translation MTSKHLIAILPGDGIGPEVTAEARRVLDALDLGLSFEEAPVGGAGYRASGHPLPDDTLALAKRADAVLFGAVGDPAFDSLERPLRPEQAILGLRKHLQTFANLRPAKMFAGLEDASTLKPEVANAIDLVIVRELNGDVYFGAKGRRTTETGLREGHDLMRYDESEVRRIAHVGFQTATKRRGKLCSVDKANVLETSQLWRDVVIEVAADYPDVALTHMYVDNAAMQLVRNPGAFDTIVTGNLFGDILSDQASMCVGSIGMLPSASLDAAGKGLYEPIHGSAPDIAGQGKANPCAAILSAAMMLRHSLARAEAADRIEAAVSAALATGVRTPDLGGSASTRAMGEAVLAAL, via the coding sequence ATGACCAGCAAGCACCTCATCGCAATTCTGCCCGGCGACGGGATCGGCCCCGAAGTGACCGCGGAGGCGCGGCGCGTGCTCGACGCGCTTGATCTGGGGCTGTCGTTCGAGGAGGCGCCGGTCGGCGGTGCGGGTTATCGCGCGAGCGGGCACCCGTTGCCAGACGACACGCTGGCGCTGGCCAAGCGCGCCGATGCGGTGCTGTTCGGCGCGGTCGGCGACCCGGCGTTCGACTCGCTTGAGCGCCCCTTGCGCCCCGAACAAGCGATCCTGGGGTTGCGCAAGCATTTGCAGACGTTCGCCAACCTGCGCCCCGCCAAGATGTTCGCGGGGCTGGAGGATGCCTCGACGCTGAAGCCGGAGGTCGCCAATGCGATCGACCTGGTGATCGTCCGCGAGTTGAACGGAGACGTCTATTTCGGTGCGAAGGGGCGTCGCACCACCGAGACGGGGCTGCGCGAGGGGCATGACCTGATGCGCTATGACGAAAGCGAAGTGCGGCGCATCGCGCATGTCGGATTCCAGACCGCGACGAAGCGGCGCGGCAAGCTGTGCTCGGTCGACAAGGCAAATGTGCTGGAAACCTCGCAATTGTGGCGCGATGTCGTGATCGAGGTCGCGGCAGATTACCCGGACGTCGCGTTGACGCACATGTACGTCGACAATGCAGCGATGCAGCTGGTGCGTAATCCCGGCGCATTCGACACGATCGTAACCGGCAACCTTTTCGGTGACATCCTCTCGGATCAGGCGAGCATGTGCGTCGGGTCGATCGGGATGCTGCCGTCGGCATCGCTGGATGCGGCCGGCAAGGGACTGTACGAGCCGATCCATGGCTCGGCACCGGATATCGCCGGTCAGGGCAAGGCAAATCCATGCGCGGCGATCCTGTCGGCAGCAATGATGCTGCGCCACTCGCTGGCGAGGGCGGAGGCGGCGGACCGGATCGAGGCGGCGGTGTCGGCGGCGCTCGCGACGGGCGTGCGGACGCCCGACCTTGGCGGGTCGGCCTCGACGCGCGCGATGGGCGAGGCGGTGCTGGCGGCGCTTTGA
- a CDS encoding glycosyltransferase family 39 protein: MSAWAGRATVLPARGGVDGWGTWIVHVGQRSRSPHVLALLIALAAELIFLFHLSVPTKPVFDEVHYLPAARALLTLSGPTNIEHPLLAKELIALGMKLFGDGPFGWRIASTLAGSATIAGVFAFTHLLTGRTRAALLATTFALLGFTIYIQARIAMLDTFMVAFLLWGIVLLAGACRAGSIVKWSAGSVLLGLATACKWAAAPYVAAAAVTFLVMRRERPARWPGLGTFPALALLGGLSVASYFLTFAPAFFYVNDALTLTALPHFQWDMYLRQTQKLPAHTYQSNWWTWPLMIRPIWYLYEPVDGAQRGILLLGNPAVMWGGLVAVAAGYAAWVKSGVARLLAPAALWTFSVAIFAIIPKSLGFYYYYYPSSVLLCVALAVAIDHHRAALGRWIELYLLLVFALWLYFLPVISAEPLANPAAFRRWTWFASWV; encoded by the coding sequence TTGTCGGCGTGGGCAGGGCGCGCCACGGTGCTCCCGGCGCGGGGTGGCGTCGACGGCTGGGGAACGTGGATCGTGCATGTCGGACAAAGGAGCCGGTCGCCGCACGTGCTGGCGCTGCTGATCGCGCTCGCCGCAGAGTTGATCTTCCTCTTTCACCTGTCCGTACCCACCAAGCCGGTTTTCGACGAAGTCCATTATCTCCCCGCCGCACGCGCGCTCCTCACGCTGTCGGGGCCGACCAACATCGAGCATCCATTGCTCGCCAAGGAACTGATCGCGCTCGGGATGAAGCTGTTCGGCGACGGGCCGTTCGGCTGGCGCATCGCGTCCACGCTGGCGGGCAGTGCCACCATAGCTGGGGTCTTCGCGTTCACGCATCTGCTGACCGGGCGCACACGGGCGGCCTTGCTCGCCACCACCTTCGCACTGCTCGGCTTCACGATCTACATCCAGGCGCGGATCGCGATGCTGGACACCTTCATGGTTGCTTTCCTGCTATGGGGCATCGTCCTGCTCGCCGGAGCATGCCGTGCCGGCAGCATCGTGAAATGGAGCGCGGGCAGCGTGTTGCTGGGGTTGGCCACCGCCTGTAAATGGGCCGCCGCGCCTTACGTTGCCGCCGCGGCGGTGACGTTCCTGGTGATGCGCCGCGAACGTCCCGCGCGCTGGCCGGGGCTGGGCACCTTCCCGGCGCTCGCGCTGCTTGGCGGACTGTCGGTCGCCAGCTACTTCCTCACCTTCGCGCCCGCCTTCTTTTACGTCAACGACGCACTGACTTTGACCGCCCTCCCCCATTTCCAGTGGGATATGTACCTGCGGCAGACGCAAAAGCTGCCCGCGCACACCTATCAGTCCAACTGGTGGACATGGCCGCTGATGATCCGCCCGATCTGGTACCTTTACGAGCCGGTCGACGGCGCGCAGCGCGGCATCCTGCTGCTCGGCAATCCGGCGGTGATGTGGGGCGGGTTGGTCGCGGTGGCTGCGGGATATGCCGCGTGGGTGAAGAGCGGCGTGGCGCGCCTGCTCGCCCCGGCGGCGCTATGGACCTTCTCGGTCGCGATCTTCGCGATTATCCCGAAGTCGCTCGGCTTCTATTATTACTACTACCCGTCCAGCGTGCTGCTGTGCGTAGCGCTCGCGGTTGCAATCGATCATCACCGCGCCGCACTCGGCCGCTGGATCGAGCTCTATCTGCTGCTGGTCTTCGCGCTGTGGCTCTACTTCCTGCCGGTGATCAGCGCCGAGCCGCTCGCCAACCCCGCCGCCTTCCGCCGCTGGACGTGGTTCGCCAGCTGGGTCTGA